The following coding sequences lie in one Fibrobacter sp. UWB15 genomic window:
- the cmk gene encoding (d)CMP kinase → MSNSENFVIALDGGSGTGKSTTAKIVAKTLGITYLDTGAMYRAVTLAALDAGLAAEEGPAMDKLLENLTLGFDSENHILINGVCRESEIRGMKVSSNVSIYCALPSVRAAMTKQQREIGKKQSCILDGRDIGTVVFPDAKYKFFMVTDVKVRAERRYKELLEKGEKVTLEEVLNNLVERDRLDSSRANAPLKKADDAIEIDTTHISIQQQVQKILDYVGVVA, encoded by the coding sequence ATGAGTAATTCAGAAAATTTTGTTATCGCCCTCGATGGCGGTTCGGGTACCGGTAAAAGTACCACCGCAAAAATCGTGGCAAAGACCCTCGGCATCACTTATTTGGATACAGGCGCCATGTACCGCGCCGTGACGCTTGCAGCCCTCGATGCAGGACTTGCTGCCGAAGAAGGCCCCGCGATGGACAAATTGCTCGAAAACCTGACCCTCGGGTTCGATTCCGAAAACCACATCCTCATCAACGGTGTCTGCCGCGAAAGTGAAATCCGCGGCATGAAGGTGTCGAGCAACGTGAGCATTTACTGCGCACTCCCGTCGGTCCGCGCCGCCATGACCAAGCAGCAGCGCGAAATCGGCAAGAAGCAGAGTTGCATTCTGGATGGCCGCGACATCGGTACGGTCGTCTTCCCCGATGCGAAGTACAAGTTTTTCATGGTGACGGACGTGAAGGTCCGCGCCGAACGCCGCTACAAGGAACTCCTCGAAAAGGGAGAAAAGGTGACGCTCGAAGAAGTCCTCAACAACCTGGTCGAACGCGACCGCTTGGACTCCTCCCGCGCAAACGCCCCGTTAAAGAAAGCGGACGACGCTATTGAAATTGACACTACACACATCTCAATCCAACAACAGGTTCAAAAGATTCTCGACTACGTAGGTGTAGTGGCGTAG
- the rpsA gene encoding 30S ribosomal protein S1 — translation MSQNLKFGTAEDLAEILAAQGECSPDFRKANADVYAGMDCLEQGKLVTGKISQVNDQEVLIDVNYKSEGVIDRAEFKDTDSLEIGSEIEVFVEKLEDEDGRLILSKQKADFVRVWDRIHAAFENNEVVRGTLTKRIKGGVVVDLFGIDAFLPGSQIDLRQIPDINALIGQEYDLKVIKVNKARRNIVVSRRVVLEEERNKQRGDVLETLEKGQVRKGIVKNITDFGAFIDLGGVDGLLHITDMSYKRINHPTEMLQLGQEVEVMVLDFNDKKERISLGMKQLKPHPWKDIAERYPEGAIVKGKVVSITDYGAFVELDSGVEGLIHVSEMSWTQHVKHPSKILTVGQEVEAVVLKVEEDAERISLGMKQLESDPWDSIETELPPGARVVGEIRNIASFGAFVEIKEGVDGLIHVSDMSWTKKITHPNEMVKKGDKVECVVLAVDKEKRRISLSMKHLTEDPWDTIDSTYPVNSEVKGKIVRMLDRGVVVELNDGIEGFIPVSKLTAEYIKVPADAFKVGDEVPAVVTEIDQNNRKIFLSVVDYFKNRESAELKAWMDSHKPGESGTTIGEATAPKKKSSKKKADAEAEA, via the coding sequence ATGTCTCAAAATCTCAAATTCGGTACCGCAGAAGATCTCGCTGAAATCCTCGCCGCTCAGGGCGAATGCAGCCCCGACTTCCGTAAGGCTAACGCTGACGTTTATGCCGGCATGGATTGCCTCGAACAGGGCAAGCTCGTCACCGGTAAGATTAGCCAGGTGAACGACCAGGAAGTCTTGATCGACGTGAACTACAAGTCAGAAGGTGTCATTGACCGTGCTGAATTCAAGGACACGGACTCCCTCGAAATCGGTTCCGAAATCGAAGTGTTTGTCGAAAAGCTCGAAGATGAAGACGGACGTCTCATCCTCAGCAAGCAGAAGGCCGACTTCGTTCGCGTGTGGGATCGCATCCACGCTGCATTCGAAAACAACGAAGTCGTGCGTGGTACGCTCACGAAGCGTATCAAGGGCGGTGTGGTTGTCGACCTGTTCGGCATCGACGCCTTCCTCCCGGGTTCCCAGATCGACCTCCGTCAGATCCCGGACATCAACGCCCTCATCGGTCAGGAATACGACCTCAAGGTTATCAAGGTCAACAAGGCTCGCAGGAACATCGTCGTGTCTCGCCGCGTCGTTCTCGAAGAAGAACGCAACAAGCAGCGTGGCGACGTGCTCGAAACCCTCGAAAAGGGTCAGGTCCGCAAGGGTATCGTCAAGAACATCACCGACTTCGGTGCATTCATTGACCTCGGCGGCGTAGACGGCCTCCTCCACATCACCGACATGAGCTACAAGCGCATCAACCACCCGACCGAAATGCTCCAGCTCGGCCAGGAAGTCGAAGTCATGGTTCTCGACTTCAACGACAAGAAGGAACGCATCTCTCTCGGCATGAAGCAGCTTAAGCCGCATCCGTGGAAGGACATCGCCGAACGTTATCCGGAAGGCGCTATCGTTAAGGGTAAGGTTGTTTCCATTACCGATTACGGTGCATTCGTTGAACTGGATAGCGGCGTCGAAGGCCTCATCCACGTTTCCGAAATGTCCTGGACTCAGCATGTCAAGCACCCGTCCAAGATCCTCACCGTCGGTCAGGAAGTCGAAGCTGTCGTGCTCAAGGTTGAAGAAGATGCAGAACGTATCTCTCTCGGCATGAAGCAGCTCGAATCCGATCCGTGGGATTCTATCGAAACCGAACTTCCGCCGGGTGCCCGCGTGGTTGGTGAAATCCGCAACATCGCTTCCTTCGGCGCCTTCGTCGAAATCAAGGAAGGTGTTGATGGCCTCATCCACGTTTCCGACATGTCCTGGACCAAGAAGATCACTCACCCGAACGAAATGGTCAAGAAGGGTGACAAGGTTGAATGCGTCGTGCTCGCTGTCGATAAGGAAAAGCGTCGTATTTCCCTCTCCATGAAGCACCTCACCGAAGATCCGTGGGACACCATCGATTCCACCTACCCGGTGAACAGCGAAGTGAAGGGCAAGATCGTTCGCATGCTCGACCGCGGCGTCGTGGTTGAACTCAACGACGGTATCGAAGGCTTCATCCCGGTCTCCAAGCTCACCGCTGAATACATCAAGGTTCCGGCCGATGCATTCAAGGTTGGCGACGAAGTTCCGGCTGTCGTGACCGAAATCGATCAGAACAACCGTAAGATCTTCCTCTCTGTGGTTGACTACTTCAAGAACCGTGAATCCGCCGAGCTCAAGGCTTGGATGGACTCTCACAAGCCGGGCGAATCTGGCACCACCATCGGTGAAGCTACCGCCCCGAAGAAGAAGTCTTCCAAGAAGAAGGCTGACGCTGAAGCCGAAGCTTAA
- a CDS encoding iron-containing alcohol dehydrogenase, whose translation MIDFEYYNPAKIVFGEHSEGKLRELLAAYGVKSLQLVYSGDFIKTLGIYDVIKDAVKELGIRFSENGNVVPNPSIDLVRELVKQGKENQVDFVLAVGGGSSIDTAKAVALGIPYDGDVWDFFEKGISPKQVLPIGVIATTASSGSETSNAAILSSGEWKLGFEDDRIIPKFAIMNPKYTVGLPAYQTFVGIADVLSHLLERYFSDEKNSDTTDYLIEGAIRALLVNADKLLANQKDVNARGEIQWLASVAHGGFLDAGRRADWGSHRIEHELSAQYNITHGEGMAVVTVAWTKYMAEKKPWRLALLASRVFGVDSFNYSETERAYILSEKLSAFFKKLHLATTLAELKIDNKDFDVMAARAVRNGNVGHYVPLDATAIKDILTLAL comes from the coding sequence ATGATTGACTTCGAATATTATAATCCTGCAAAAATTGTTTTTGGCGAGCACAGCGAAGGAAAGCTGCGTGAACTTTTGGCTGCGTACGGCGTGAAGTCGCTCCAGCTTGTTTACAGCGGAGACTTTATCAAGACGCTCGGCATTTATGACGTGATCAAGGACGCAGTCAAGGAACTCGGAATTCGTTTTTCCGAAAACGGGAATGTGGTTCCGAACCCTTCCATTGACCTGGTGCGCGAACTCGTGAAGCAGGGCAAGGAAAACCAGGTGGACTTTGTGCTCGCGGTCGGTGGCGGAAGTTCGATTGATACGGCAAAGGCAGTGGCACTCGGCATTCCGTACGATGGCGACGTGTGGGATTTCTTTGAAAAAGGCATCTCGCCCAAGCAAGTTTTGCCGATTGGCGTGATTGCAACGACAGCCTCGAGTGGTTCCGAGACTTCGAACGCGGCAATCCTTTCGAGCGGTGAATGGAAACTCGGCTTTGAAGATGACCGGATCATTCCGAAATTTGCCATTATGAACCCGAAATACACAGTGGGCCTGCCGGCATACCAGACTTTCGTGGGAATCGCGGACGTACTTTCTCACTTGCTGGAACGCTATTTCTCTGACGAGAAAAATTCCGACACGACGGACTACCTGATTGAAGGCGCGATTCGCGCATTGCTCGTGAATGCGGACAAGCTCTTGGCAAACCAAAAGGACGTGAATGCCCGTGGTGAAATCCAGTGGCTCGCCAGTGTGGCTCACGGCGGATTCCTGGACGCAGGTCGCCGCGCGGACTGGGGTTCGCACCGAATCGAGCATGAACTTTCGGCGCAGTACAACATCACTCACGGCGAAGGCATGGCGGTGGTGACGGTTGCTTGGACCAAGTACATGGCCGAGAAAAAGCCCTGGAGGCTCGCGCTTCTGGCAAGTAGGGTTTTCGGTGTAGATTCTTTCAACTACAGCGAAACAGAACGCGCTTATATTTTGTCCGAAAAGCTTTCGGCTTTCTTCAAGAAACTGCACCTCGCAACAACCCTGGCAGAACTGAAAATCGACAACAAGGATTTTGATGTCATGGCCGCAAGAGCCGTAAGAAACGGCAATGTCGGGCATTATGTGCCTTTAGATGCAACCGCAATCAAGGACATTTTGACGTTAGCTTTGTAA
- a CDS encoding acyltransferase — translation MGNRIQELDVLRILAMLFVITFHFGREYTAAGLPCFNLLYKTVNYEFGNLAVTIFIAISGGILYKKHGVIGKSNGSLKDFYLRRARSIYPPFWILSLYIPLTMIRHLLSNGNPFFLGNPFSLLFTLVGFDGYVKCFGITSYVFCGDWFVGAIVLLYLLYPLLARCYSKRPVLTLLVLTLLYGLQFLIPAKYDELFSGLPATLALKFCIGFLLVQNLERLKDWRIALTGALLFLGLSFVDIPGRFKADLLGTIAAYALFAVAFYIAPHVLQFKAMSKSIQILVPLSYCVFLVQHVGIVWVQTAFIKIFDKMHWDFTEWKNLALLACTTVAITLAAWILKRISDWVTERVLKFLS, via the coding sequence ATGGGAAATAGGATTCAGGAATTAGATGTTCTACGCATTCTTGCAATGTTATTCGTAATCACGTTCCATTTCGGGCGCGAATATACGGCAGCAGGACTCCCCTGCTTTAATCTTTTGTACAAGACCGTCAATTACGAATTTGGAAACCTCGCCGTTACCATTTTCATTGCAATTTCTGGCGGAATACTTTATAAAAAACACGGTGTAATAGGCAAAAGCAACGGCTCTCTAAAGGATTTTTACCTCAGACGCGCAAGATCAATCTATCCGCCTTTTTGGATTCTAAGCCTTTACATTCCCCTGACAATGATTCGCCACCTGTTGAGCAACGGAAACCCCTTCTTTTTAGGCAATCCCTTTTCACTCCTGTTCACGCTTGTGGGTTTTGACGGTTACGTTAAATGCTTTGGAATAACTTCATACGTCTTTTGCGGAGACTGGTTTGTAGGCGCAATTGTACTGCTTTATTTGCTGTACCCGCTACTGGCGCGCTGTTATTCGAAACGTCCAGTACTAACGCTACTTGTGCTCACACTACTCTACGGTTTACAGTTCCTGATTCCTGCAAAATACGACGAGCTATTCAGCGGCCTTCCCGCCACACTCGCCTTAAAATTCTGCATCGGGTTCTTGCTCGTCCAAAATCTGGAACGCCTAAAGGACTGGCGCATCGCCCTAACAGGCGCCCTTTTATTCCTTGGACTTTCTTTCGTCGACATTCCCGGCCGATTCAAGGCAGATCTTTTAGGAACTATTGCCGCATACGCCCTATTCGCTGTAGCTTTCTACATCGCCCCGCACGTGCTACAATTCAAAGCGATGAGCAAGTCCATTCAAATACTAGTCCCTCTCTCGTACTGCGTATTCCTCGTGCAGCATGTAGGAATCGTCTGGGTTCAAACCGCCTTCATCAAAATCTTTGACAAAATGCACTGGGACTTTACCGAGTGGAAAAACTTAGCCCTGCTCGCCTGCACCACGGTCGCCATCACGCTTGCAGCCTGGATATTGAAGCGGATTAGCGATTGGGTTACGGAACGGGTTTTGAAATTTCTATCTTAG
- a CDS encoding HAD family hydrolase — protein sequence MHFKNIIFDLGGVILDINMQKALDGFAALGLTQSELRFDKGETADLMHRYQLGHFATDEFCRLVAAKCNPGTTPEQVALAWNSICIGIPERKLNAIKALKQKANVYLLSNTNDLHWQYCLDHWFNAGGNRCEDFFNQVFLSQDLHLEKPSAKIFEYVTKTIGAVRGTEVSGDITSDTIFLDDNIDNVNAAKNCGIQAVQITPDFDWFDYLKALN from the coding sequence ATGCATTTCAAGAACATCATCTTCGATTTAGGCGGAGTCATCCTCGACATCAACATGCAAAAGGCCCTAGACGGCTTTGCCGCACTCGGGCTCACCCAAAGTGAACTCCGCTTCGATAAAGGTGAAACCGCCGACTTGATGCACCGTTACCAGCTCGGGCATTTTGCGACCGATGAATTTTGCAGACTCGTTGCTGCCAAGTGTAATCCGGGTACGACTCCCGAACAAGTCGCACTCGCCTGGAACAGCATTTGCATCGGCATTCCCGAACGAAAGCTGAACGCCATCAAAGCACTCAAGCAAAAAGCCAACGTTTACCTGCTGAGCAACACCAACGACCTTCATTGGCAATACTGCCTAGACCATTGGTTCAACGCGGGCGGAAACCGTTGCGAAGATTTTTTCAACCAAGTGTTCTTAAGCCAGGACCTGCACCTCGAAAAACCCAGCGCAAAAATTTTTGAATACGTCACCAAAACAATCGGCGCTGTCCGCGGCACAGAGGTGTCAGGCGACATAACCTCGGACACAATCTTCCTCGACGACAACATCGATAACGTAAATGCCGCAAAAAATTGCGGCATTCAAGCGGTGCAAATCACACCCGATTTCGACTGGTTCGATTACCTTAAAGCGCTTAATTAA
- a CDS encoding TraB/GumN family protein gives MNEISDICRIRKDDREFILIGTAHISQASKDLVRATIEAESPDTVCVELDEGRLNSIKDPDRWKKTDLKQVIKKKQLATLIANLVLGSYQKRMGAQTGVKPGSELKEAVNVAAEKNAELVLADRDIKITLRRTWACTPWYRKLSLLGGLIASIFDKTEVSEEDLAKIKQQDALSAMMQDFGKSFPEVKQVLIDERDQFLASKIRNAPGKKIVAVVGAGHMNGIAKIIEENRELPSEESISVIPKSAPIWKIIGWVIPIAIIASIIAVGVHTGAEKAGELSLQWAMLTGGGAMLGTIIAGGHPLTVLVALIAAPFTGLTPLIGVGFFTALTQVYMRPPRVSEMETLTDDIWQVKRWWKNRVTRVILCFLCPGIPAIIGKILAIFKIYQAF, from the coding sequence ATGAACGAAATTTCCGACATTTGCCGCATAAGAAAAGACGATAGAGAGTTTATTCTAATTGGTACTGCCCATATTTCTCAGGCCTCCAAGGATCTGGTCAGGGCAACAATTGAGGCGGAATCCCCCGATACGGTTTGTGTTGAATTGGACGAAGGCCGCCTGAATTCCATCAAGGATCCTGACCGCTGGAAAAAGACTGACCTGAAACAGGTCATCAAGAAAAAACAACTGGCTACGTTGATCGCAAACCTGGTGTTGGGGTCTTACCAAAAGCGTATGGGTGCTCAGACGGGGGTCAAGCCGGGTTCCGAACTTAAAGAAGCTGTCAATGTTGCTGCTGAAAAGAACGCCGAACTGGTACTTGCCGACCGCGACATCAAGATTACCTTGAGGCGTACATGGGCATGCACTCCCTGGTACCGTAAACTGAGCCTTTTGGGCGGACTCATCGCAAGTATTTTTGACAAGACCGAAGTCAGCGAAGAAGACTTGGCTAAAATCAAGCAGCAAGATGCCTTGAGCGCCATGATGCAGGATTTCGGAAAGTCTTTCCCCGAAGTCAAACAGGTGCTGATCGACGAACGCGACCAGTTCCTTGCGAGCAAAATCAGGAATGCTCCGGGCAAAAAGATTGTAGCAGTCGTCGGTGCCGGTCACATGAACGGTATCGCAAAGATTATTGAAGAAAACCGAGAACTCCCGAGCGAAGAATCCATTAGCGTGATTCCGAAGAGTGCTCCGATTTGGAAGATTATTGGCTGGGTCATTCCTATTGCAATCATCGCAAGTATTATTGCCGTGGGCGTGCATACGGGTGCCGAAAAGGCGGGCGAACTCAGCCTGCAGTGGGCGATGCTCACCGGCGGTGGAGCCATGCTCGGTACCATCATTGCTGGCGGTCATCCGCTGACAGTTCTGGTGGCGCTTATCGCGGCTCCGTTTACGGGGCTTACACCGCTGATTGGTGTCGGGTTCTTTACGGCGCTGACGCAGGTCTACATGCGCCCGCCGCGCGTGTCCGAAATGGAAACGTTGACTGACGATATCTGGCAGGTCAAGCGCTGGTGGAAAAACCGCGTGACTCGCGTAATCCTCTGCTTCTTGTGCCCGGGAATCCCCGCCATTATCGGAAAGATTCTCGCCATATTCAAGATTTACCAGGCGTTTTAA
- a CDS encoding class I SAM-dependent rRNA methyltransferase, protein MNFVEKLDAAFNKRAPLFETTEAFRIVNGAPDGFPGMTLDKFGDRYQIQFFGDELLREKYAVVAAVAEKFAPVCLVVKERLSRSGKSLENPPMEVAVGRAEDSVGVVREGTAKFHIDLLDTVNPGLFLDMRHIRLEMGERAADRRMLNLFSYTCAFSVHGRLGGAEISTNADISAKILDKGRENYALNGLEPKQGEFFRGNAVEYVHWAQKKGLKFDAIVLDPPSFARFKGKNFNVREHLMPLVADCATLLNKGGLFMVSSNYSEFNLSKFSRDALAAVASVHSSAKTLWNKSQDVDFVGSGYTKDSCLVATLIEV, encoded by the coding sequence ATGAATTTTGTCGAAAAATTAGATGCGGCTTTTAATAAGCGCGCTCCGTTGTTCGAAACGACGGAGGCTTTTCGCATTGTGAACGGGGCGCCGGACGGTTTCCCCGGCATGACGCTAGACAAGTTCGGTGACCGTTACCAGATTCAATTTTTCGGTGATGAACTGCTCCGCGAAAAATATGCCGTCGTCGCTGCCGTAGCAGAAAAGTTCGCACCGGTTTGCCTCGTTGTAAAGGAACGCCTTTCGCGTTCCGGCAAGTCACTGGAGAATCCGCCGATGGAAGTGGCGGTGGGGCGCGCGGAAGATTCTGTAGGTGTTGTCCGCGAAGGTACGGCAAAGTTCCACATCGATTTGCTCGATACGGTGAATCCGGGGCTGTTTCTGGATATGCGCCACATTCGCCTGGAAATGGGCGAGCGCGCGGCCGATCGCCGTATGCTCAACTTGTTCAGCTACACTTGCGCCTTCTCGGTGCACGGCCGCTTGGGCGGTGCAGAGATTTCGACGAACGCCGACATCAGCGCGAAGATTTTGGACAAGGGCCGCGAAAACTACGCGCTTAACGGCCTCGAACCCAAGCAGGGCGAATTCTTCAGAGGCAATGCCGTTGAATACGTTCACTGGGCGCAAAAGAAAGGCCTCAAGTTCGATGCCATCGTGCTCGACCCGCCGAGCTTTGCTCGCTTCAAGGGCAAGAACTTTAACGTGCGCGAACACCTGATGCCGCTGGTGGCCGATTGCGCCACGCTTCTCAACAAGGGTGGCCTATTTATGGTGAGTTCCAACTACAGCGAATTTAATTTGTCTAAATTCTCGCGCGATGCGCTCGCTGCGGTGGCGTCTGTTCACTCGAGCGCCAAAACACTTTGGAACAAGTCGCAGGATGTCGATTTCGTAGGATCTGGCTACACCAAAGACAGCTGCCTTGTGGCAACACTGATTGAAGTGTAA
- a CDS encoding phosphopantothenate--cysteine ligase family flavoprotein: MNLAGKKILLGVSGGIAVYKSCELLRLLQKKGAEVRVCMTDAATEFVAPLTFASLSKCPVYLKNGAVEARPFQHIDFPRWADLYLVVPATANIIGKFACGIADDPVSLCFMSCTCPRVIAPAMNVAMYNSPAVKRNFEILRGFEDTTVLESPAGELACGEVGQGRLMEPAEIVKWLEGASLPLAAAACAASATPSPRGSAPKTPVPAVPVAVDVPPTQDASLPGYGKKVLLTAGRTEEAIDPVRYISNRSSGKTAVALASVFYANGFEVEVVAGPMEAAFPGGVKVTRVKSARDMHDAVMERLDSADAVVHCAAVADYRPAHAADEKIKDSRSQLSIELVPNPNILRDCTAARKARTDSTSGTAAHKQVIVGFALETDHFEEHAAEKLEKSGADALLLNAPVAADSGFGRDCVRFALVERGKAVPPLAMGEKVDLAETILNFCLERLNG, translated from the coding sequence ATGAACCTCGCTGGAAAGAAAATTCTTCTCGGAGTCTCGGGCGGCATTGCCGTGTACAAGAGCTGCGAGCTGTTGCGCTTGTTGCAAAAGAAGGGCGCAGAAGTACGCGTGTGCATGACTGACGCGGCAACCGAATTCGTGGCACCGCTGACTTTCGCAAGCCTTAGCAAGTGCCCCGTATACCTGAAGAACGGCGCCGTCGAGGCGCGCCCTTTCCAGCATATTGATTTTCCGCGCTGGGCCGACCTCTATTTGGTGGTGCCCGCGACCGCGAACATCATCGGGAAATTCGCCTGCGGTATCGCCGACGATCCGGTGAGCCTTTGCTTTATGAGCTGCACGTGCCCGCGCGTGATTGCGCCCGCGATGAATGTGGCGATGTACAATTCGCCGGCGGTAAAGCGCAACTTCGAGATTTTGCGCGGCTTTGAAGACACGACCGTGCTGGAATCGCCTGCGGGTGAACTCGCCTGTGGTGAAGTCGGACAAGGTCGCCTAATGGAACCTGCAGAAATCGTGAAGTGGTTGGAAGGGGCAAGCCTGCCCCTCGCTGCAGCCGCCTGCGCGGCTTCCGCTACCCCATCGCCTAGGGGCTCGGCCCCTAAAACCCCCGTGCCGGCTGTTCCTGTCGCTGTCGATGTTCCGCCGACACAAGACGCAAGCCTTCCCGGCTACGGCAAGAAGGTGCTTTTAACCGCAGGCCGTACCGAAGAAGCGATTGACCCGGTACGCTACATTAGCAATCGCAGTAGCGGCAAGACTGCGGTGGCACTAGCCTCGGTGTTCTACGCCAACGGCTTCGAAGTCGAAGTGGTCGCAGGCCCGATGGAAGCGGCGTTCCCGGGCGGCGTGAAAGTGACCCGCGTGAAAAGCGCCCGGGACATGCACGACGCCGTGATGGAACGGTTAGATTCTGCGGACGCCGTCGTGCATTGCGCGGCGGTAGCGGACTACCGCCCCGCCCACGCCGCTGACGAAAAAATCAAGGATAGCCGCAGCCAGCTCTCGATTGAACTTGTACCGAATCCGAACATTCTCCGCGACTGCACCGCCGCCCGCAAGGCTCGCACCGATTCCACATCGGGAACCGCCGCGCATAAGCAGGTAATTGTCGGATTCGCGCTTGAAACTGACCACTTCGAAGAACATGCCGCAGAAAAACTTGAAAAGAGCGGCGCCGACGCACTTCTGTTAAATGCGCCCGTGGCAGCCGATTCCGGCTTTGGCCGCGACTGCGTACGCTTCGCCCTGGTGGAGCGTGGCAAGGCCGTTCCACCGCTCGCCATGGGCGAGAAGGTCGATTTGGCCGAGACGATTTTGAACTTTTGCCTGGAGCGCCTGAATGGCTGA
- the cysK gene encoding cysteine synthase A encodes MSKIYTSADQLIGHTPLLELTHIEEGLGAKILAKLEYFNPAGSVKDRVAKAMLDDAEKSGKLKAGSVIIEPTSGNTGIGLASVAAARGYRIIIVMPETMSVERRQIMKAYGAELVLTEGAKGMKGAIEKADELAKEIPNSFIPGQFVNPAKPAAHKATTGPEIWEDTDGKVDIFVAGVGTGGTVTGVGEYLKSKNPNVKIIAVEPASSPVLSKGTAGAHKIQGIGAGFIPETLNTKVYDEVIAVENEAAFEAGREIGKKEGVLVGISSGAALWAAKELAKRPENKGKTIVALLPDTGDRYLSTALFAE; translated from the coding sequence ATGTCTAAAATCTACACCTCCGCCGACCAGCTCATTGGTCACACCCCGCTCCTCGAACTCACCCATATCGAAGAAGGTCTCGGAGCCAAGATTCTTGCCAAGCTCGAATACTTTAACCCCGCCGGCTCCGTGAAGGACCGCGTGGCAAAAGCCATGCTCGATGACGCTGAAAAGAGCGGCAAGCTCAAAGCCGGCTCCGTGATTATCGAACCGACTTCGGGTAACACCGGGATCGGCCTTGCATCTGTCGCTGCAGCACGTGGCTACCGCATCATCATCGTGATGCCCGAAACCATGAGCGTAGAACGCCGCCAAATCATGAAAGCCTACGGCGCAGAACTCGTACTGACCGAAGGCGCCAAGGGCATGAAGGGCGCTATTGAAAAAGCCGATGAACTCGCCAAGGAAATTCCGAACAGCTTTATTCCGGGCCAGTTCGTGAACCCGGCCAAACCAGCCGCCCACAAGGCTACCACCGGTCCTGAAATTTGGGAAGACACCGACGGTAAGGTCGATATTTTTGTGGCCGGTGTCGGTACCGGTGGTACGGTAACCGGCGTAGGCGAATACCTCAAGTCCAAGAACCCGAACGTGAAGATTATCGCAGTCGAACCGGCTAGCTCTCCGGTGCTCTCCAAGGGTACTGCTGGCGCCCACAAGATCCAAGGCATCGGCGCAGGCTTTATTCCTGAAACCTTGAACACCAAGGTGTACGACGAAGTGATCGCTGTCGAAAACGAAGCCGCCTTCGAAGCCGGCCGTGAAATCGGCAAGAAGGAAGGCGTACTCGTTGGCATTTCTTCTGGTGCCGCCCTCTGGGCCGCCAAGGAACTCGCGAAGCGCCCGGAAAACAAGGGCAAGACGATTGTCGCACTCCTCCCGGATACCGGCGACCGTTACCTTTCTACTGCGCTCTTCGCAGAATAA